A single window of Cytobacillus dafuensis DNA harbors:
- a CDS encoding cytochrome (ubi)quinol oxidase subunit III produces the protein MHAEEKMTLEKWPASPEKQTLEGKNKFVGFWLFLGGETVLFASLFATYLALKDSVPNSDMPLAKDLFEIPLVFTMTMILLTSSLTSVYAMYHMKNFNFKKMQIWLVITVMLGLSFLGLEIYEFNHYVHEFGHTFKSSAFGSAFYTLVGFHGAHVAFGLAWILALVIRNSKRGLNLYNAPKFYVASLYWHFIDVVWVFIFTVVYLMGMVG, from the coding sequence ATGCACGCAGAAGAAAAAATGACATTAGAAAAATGGCCTGCTTCGCCTGAAAAACAAACCCTCGAGGGTAAAAATAAATTTGTAGGTTTTTGGTTATTCTTAGGAGGAGAGACGGTTCTTTTCGCCTCTCTCTTTGCAACCTATCTTGCTTTAAAGGATTCAGTTCCTAATAGTGATATGCCACTTGCTAAAGATCTATTTGAGATTCCACTTGTTTTTACGATGACAATGATCCTTTTAACAAGTTCTTTAACGAGTGTATATGCTATGTATCATATGAAAAACTTTAATTTTAAGAAAATGCAAATATGGCTTGTGATTACAGTTATGCTTGGATTATCTTTCTTAGGTTTAGAAATTTACGAGTTCAATCATTATGTGCATGAATTTGGTCATACATTTAAAAGTAGTGCATTCGGATCTGCATTCTATACATTAGTTGGATTCCACGGGGCTCACGTTGCTTTTGGTTTAGCTTGGATCCTTGCTTTAGTGATTCGAAACAGTAAACGTGGATTGAACCTTTACAATGCTCCGAAATTTTATGTTGCGAGTCTTTATTGGCACTTTATTGACGTAGTTTGGGTATTTATCTTTACAGTAGTGTATTTAATGGGAATGGTGGGATAA
- the ctaF gene encoding cytochrome c oxidase subunit IVB yields MTNEQLNSGNPRVDIEYRRKKNAEEMKHQVISFALMIFLTLVAFVAVAYEGFSGWFIVPFILILAVVQVIFQLYYFMHMSNEGHEAPKLFMYSGIVVGFVTILCYMTIIWW; encoded by the coding sequence ATGACAAATGAACAATTAAATTCAGGTAACCCTCGGGTAGACATTGAATATCGCCGTAAAAAGAATGCTGAAGAGATGAAACATCAAGTTATTTCATTTGCTTTAATGATTTTCTTAACATTAGTTGCATTCGTTGCAGTAGCATATGAAGGTTTTTCAGGATGGTTTATTGTTCCGTTTATTTTAATTCTTGCTGTTGTTCAAGTAATTTTTCAGCTTTATTATTTCATGCACATGAGCAACGAAGGACACGAAGCACCAAAATTGTTCATGTACTCTGGCATAGTTGTTGGTTTCGTGACAATTCTTTGCTATATGACAATTATTTGGTGGTAA
- the ctaG gene encoding cytochrome c oxidase assembly factor CtaG — protein sequence MAIQIFGFRALWSPLFFIVLSLILIVFFLLTVKYRKKFSNSEPLTIRQGIYFSLGIIVLYIVKGSPIDLMGHLMFYAHMIQMAILCLVIPQFFILGIPPWIWRSLLKNNAFKKIFSFLTKPIIALILFNVIFSIYHIPIVFDYVKTDMYLHAGYTSLLFLMSIIFWWPLINEVEENKSFNGLKKVGYIFAGGALLLPACGLIIFADVPLYATYSDPEAWSKSLELCVPAATLSGLTLSGPEMFSSLSVVYDQQLGGIIMKIIQEVVYGVALAKIFFSWYRKEQEEQKEIDKQYQINPQPID from the coding sequence ATGGCTATACAAATTTTTGGTTTTCGAGCATTATGGAGCCCATTATTTTTTATTGTCTTATCATTGATTCTCATAGTTTTTTTTCTGTTAACCGTTAAGTATAGAAAGAAATTTTCAAATAGTGAACCATTAACGATTAGGCAAGGAATCTATTTTTCCTTAGGGATTATTGTATTATATATTGTGAAGGGTTCACCTATTGACTTAATGGGTCATCTGATGTTTTATGCACATATGATTCAAATGGCGATTCTTTGCTTAGTTATTCCACAATTTTTTATTTTAGGGATTCCCCCATGGATTTGGCGTTCACTTCTAAAAAACAATGCATTTAAAAAGATTTTTTCTTTTCTAACTAAACCAATCATAGCATTGATTCTATTTAATGTGATTTTCTCCATTTATCATATTCCAATAGTTTTTGACTATGTAAAAACGGACATGTATCTACATGCAGGATATACGAGTTTATTATTTTTAATGTCAATTATTTTTTGGTGGCCTCTCATTAATGAGGTCGAGGAAAATAAATCTTTTAACGGCTTAAAAAAGGTTGGATATATTTTTGCTGGTGGTGCGCTGTTATTGCCGGCCTGTGGATTAATCATTTTTGCAGATGTTCCTCTATATGCTACGTACTCAGATCCTGAAGCTTGGTCAAAATCTTTAGAACTTTGTGTTCCAGCAGCTACGCTTTCTGGATTAACCTTAAGTGGACCTGAAATGTTCAGCTCTCTTTCGGTGGTATACGATCAACAGCTTGGCGGAATTATAATGAAAATCATTCAAGAAGTAGTGTATGGTGTTGCATTAGCCAAAATATTCTTTAGCTGGTATCGTAAGGAACAAGAAGAACAGAAGGAAATTGATAAGCAGTATCAAATAAATCCTCAGCCAATTGATTAA
- a CDS encoding DUF420 domain-containing protein, whose product MNFTLPILPTISTFFIVLSAITVAIGWGQIRQRKIEAHKKTMMFAAVFAIIFFVIYASRTVFIGNTSFGGPDDIKIFYTIFLIFHITLATTGAVFGIVTLITGYKNNLAKHRKLGPITSIIWFFTAITGVLVYLLLYVFYQGGETTSLIKAILGF is encoded by the coding sequence ATGAATTTTACGTTGCCAATTTTACCAACAATAAGTACATTTTTTATTGTTTTAAGTGCCATTACAGTTGCAATCGGATGGGGACAGATTCGACAAAGAAAAATAGAAGCTCATAAGAAAACAATGATGTTCGCTGCAGTATTTGCTATCATATTCTTTGTTATTTATGCAAGCAGAACTGTTTTTATTGGAAACACATCGTTTGGTGGACCCGATGATATTAAAATATTTTATACAATTTTTCTAATCTTTCATATAACTTTAGCAACTACGGGAGCAGTGTTTGGGATTGTAACTCTAATTACAGGCTATAAAAACAATCTAGCTAAACATAGAAAATTAGGACCAATCACTAGTATTATTTGGTTTTTTACTGCAATTACAGGTGTTTTAGTTTATCTATTGTTATATGTATTCTATCAAGGTGGAGAAACAACTTCACTTATTAAAGCAATTTTAGGTTTTTAA
- a CDS encoding YugN family protein yields the protein MKFENTGIEKKKADLVRLDEVMLSKGLVREGQWDYERVTYDRKFQLKEGIYYLRVFGYAAEGEVDTHKATIQLMTPVLGKYYYPHGVEYGEDEVFPKTLVSQCEKILGELNSEIENFAK from the coding sequence ATGAAATTTGAAAATACGGGGATTGAAAAGAAAAAAGCAGATTTAGTTCGATTAGATGAAGTAATGCTTTCCAAAGGGCTAGTTCGTGAAGGCCAATGGGATTATGAAAGAGTTACATATGATCGCAAATTTCAATTGAAAGAAGGCATTTACTATTTAAGAGTATTTGGCTATGCTGCTGAAGGAGAGGTAGATACTCATAAAGCAACGATTCAATTAATGACACCAGTATTAGGAAAATATTATTACCCTCATGGTGTTGAATATGGTGAGGATGAAGTTTTCCCGAAAACACTTGTAAGCCAATGTGAAAAAATTCTAGGAGAACTTAACTCAGAAATTGAAAACTTTGCGAAATAA
- a CDS encoding CAP domain-containing protein, translating to MMKRRVPCIIGFLLFLSIANSASAKSTYFVIKGDTLWKIALNHNLNLESIIKSNPQVKNPDLIFPGQTIIIPSNQVSREEITLNQKEQKLLMLTNRERQTYGLKPLIIDPTLSYLARQKSIDMLKKEYVSHNSPTYGDSTLMLKAFQIPFKKVKENIGAGYLSAEEIHLSWMNSTVNKANVLDNMATHIGIGYAEGGIHGHYWTILIVQRIEGGN from the coding sequence ATGATGAAAAGGAGAGTCCCATGTATTATTGGTTTCTTACTGTTTTTATCTATTGCAAATAGTGCTTCAGCAAAGTCTACATATTTCGTAATTAAAGGAGATACACTTTGGAAAATAGCATTAAATCACAATTTAAATCTTGAAAGTATCATTAAAAGTAATCCCCAAGTTAAAAACCCAGATCTAATATTTCCGGGACAAACAATAATAATTCCTAGTAATCAAGTTTCAAGAGAAGAAATAACTCTTAATCAGAAAGAACAAAAGCTATTAATGCTAACTAATAGGGAAAGACAGACTTATGGATTAAAGCCATTAATTATTGACCCAACTTTATCCTATCTTGCTAGACAGAAATCCATTGATATGCTGAAAAAAGAATATGTTTCGCATAATTCACCAACATATGGGGATTCTACATTAATGTTAAAGGCATTTCAGATTCCATTCAAGAAAGTAAAAGAAAATATTGGGGCCGGTTATTTATCTGCTGAAGAAATACACCTTTCTTGGATGAATTCTACCGTGAACAAAGCAAATGTATTAGACAATATGGCTACTCATATTGGTATTGGCTATGCAGAAGGTGGCATTCACGGCCACTATTGGACCATTCTTATTGTTCAAAGAATTGAAGGAGGAAATTAG
- a CDS encoding CBS domain-containing protein: MDKIRDIMTNDVDCCSLLDNVYEVAVKMKELNVGAIPIVDNEKVVGMITDRDIVIRCVADKNPPSSKVEDIMSKDLITVTKDTDAHEAASLMAKHQIRRLPVVDGEKLIGIVSLGDFALHKLTDEKAGEALSDISEANNQIHH, encoded by the coding sequence ATGGATAAAATCCGAGATATTATGACTAATGATGTTGATTGTTGCTCTTTATTAGATAATGTGTATGAAGTAGCTGTGAAAATGAAGGAATTAAATGTTGGAGCAATTCCAATCGTGGATAATGAAAAGGTTGTCGGAATGATAACAGATCGTGATATCGTTATACGATGTGTTGCAGATAAGAATCCCCCTTCTTCAAAGGTTGAAGATATTATGAGTAAGGATCTCATTACCGTTACTAAAGATACTGATGCACATGAAGCTGCTAGTCTAATGGCAAAGCATCAAATTCGGCGCTTACCAGTAGTTGATGGTGAGAAATTAATAGGAATCGTATCACTTGGTGATTTTGCACTTCATAAATTAACGGATGAAAAAGCAGGAGAGGCTCTTTCAGATATTTCAGAGGCAAACAATCAAATTCATCATTAA
- a CDS encoding CAP domain-containing protein, giving the protein MRNLIRILISISSLLIIGLYFNIGTQKKEEVLIDEVVSNPKVDNDLEDNDSLLNAVTIKMPDEGLISFIGKSTNHLINIMGNPTRKDPSLYGYEWWIYPLSHNNYVQVGVIDDKIVTIYATGSESHIPPFKIGQPIADIYSATLFETTISIDYDNSSYKFELSEDDLNTRPLIKIGDIFAQLYLDKFSGTLSSIRLLDAATLIKQHPYEMVYRGDLLEENDELPINDEEVERGKERQILDITNVIRVRNDLNPLEWDEQTAAVALAHSKDMFDSKNFSHISEEFGDLSDRLEAGSVFYQIAGENIAANYIDAPAVVEGWLNSKGHRESLLNEQFTHLGVGVYKKHYTQNFIEKWQE; this is encoded by the coding sequence CTGAGGAATCTTATTCGAATTTTAATAAGTATCTCAAGTTTACTTATAATTGGTCTATACTTTAATATTGGAACGCAGAAAAAAGAAGAAGTATTAATAGATGAGGTTGTTTCAAATCCAAAAGTGGACAATGATCTTGAGGATAATGATTCATTGCTTAATGCGGTAACGATCAAAATGCCCGATGAAGGTTTAATTAGTTTTATTGGGAAGTCAACCAATCATTTAATTAATATTATGGGAAATCCGACAAGAAAGGACCCATCTCTTTATGGATATGAATGGTGGATTTATCCATTAAGTCATAATAATTATGTTCAGGTTGGGGTAATTGATGATAAAATAGTAACTATTTACGCTACCGGATCAGAAAGTCATATTCCTCCTTTTAAGATTGGACAGCCAATCGCAGATATATATTCTGCCACTTTATTTGAAACAACGATTAGTATTGACTATGACAATAGCTCTTATAAATTTGAATTATCCGAGGATGATTTGAATACTCGTCCTCTTATTAAGATTGGTGATATTTTTGCTCAGCTCTACTTAGATAAATTTAGTGGAACTTTATCAAGTATTAGGCTTTTAGATGCCGCAACTTTAATAAAGCAGCACCCTTATGAAATGGTTTATAGAGGCGATTTGCTAGAGGAAAATGATGAATTACCAATTAATGATGAAGAAGTAGAGAGAGGGAAGGAAAGGCAGATACTTGATATTACAAATGTTATCCGTGTGAGAAACGATTTAAATCCTTTAGAATGGGATGAACAAACAGCAGCTGTAGCATTAGCTCATAGTAAAGATATGTTTGATAGTAAGAATTTCTCTCACATATCAGAAGAATTCGGTGATCTATCAGATCGTTTAGAAGCAGGAAGTGTATTTTATCAAATTGCAGGCGAAAACATTGCAGCAAACTATATAGATGCACCTGCTGTGGTTGAAGGCTGGCTGAATAGTAAGGGCCATAGGGAAAGTTTACTAAATGAACAATTTACTCACCTTGGGGTTGGTGTGTATAAAAAGCATTATACGCAAAATTTTATTGAAAAATGGCAGGAATGA
- a CDS encoding PaaI family thioesterase, producing the protein MNKHLNELFKACIENATEEELEVLTSVLSGFQKKQKQINSSYIGGLLHMERTIHDEICELTVPLSPLLHNSLGIVHGGMTATVIDSAMGTLANSLLPDGFSAVTTQLNIHYLSIGNGEFLQCKAHIDHKGTKTMVISADVYRSDKKKIAQATGSFFIIKKKNQ; encoded by the coding sequence ATGAATAAGCATCTTAATGAGCTTTTTAAAGCGTGTATAGAAAATGCAACAGAAGAAGAATTAGAAGTACTTACTAGCGTTCTTTCTGGATTTCAAAAAAAACAAAAACAAATAAACAGTTCTTACATAGGGGGGTTACTTCATATGGAAAGAACGATTCATGATGAGATCTGTGAATTAACTGTGCCGCTTAGCCCTCTTCTTCATAATTCTTTAGGAATCGTCCATGGAGGAATGACAGCAACTGTTATTGATTCTGCCATGGGAACATTAGCTAACAGCTTGCTTCCAGACGGCTTTAGTGCTGTTACAACACAACTTAATATTCATTACTTATCTATTGGAAATGGGGAGTTTCTACAGTGTAAAGCTCATATTGATCATAAAGGAACTAAGACAATGGTCATTTCTGCAGATGTATATCGATCTGATAAAAAGAAAATAGCTCAAGCAACAGGCAGCTTCTTTATTATTAAGAAAAAAAACCAATAA
- a CDS encoding YlbD family protein, with product MTKKKLHPSIEQFKGFVKNNPKIIQEVRSGKHTWQELYEDWYLLGEGDSRWDSFKSENQEETLSEENKSDWMTNIMGSIKKMDPNQMQGYIQNVSKALSAVQGVISQFQGGSPINQPKSIDPKPSNPFVFNKD from the coding sequence ATGACTAAGAAGAAGCTTCATCCATCTATTGAGCAATTTAAGGGGTTTGTCAAAAATAATCCAAAAATTATTCAAGAAGTAAGATCAGGCAAGCATACTTGGCAGGAATTATATGAAGATTGGTACTTGCTTGGAGAGGGTGACTCTAGATGGGATTCTTTCAAAAGTGAGAACCAAGAAGAAACGCTTTCTGAAGAAAATAAATCAGACTGGATGACAAATATTATGGGTTCAATAAAGAAAATGGATCCAAACCAAATGCAGGGCTATATTCAAAATGTAAGCAAGGCGTTATCAGCAGTTCAAGGAGTTATTTCACAATTTCAAGGGGGAAGTCCCATCAATCAGCCAAAAAGTATAGATCCGAAGCCTTCAAATCCTTTTGTGTTTAACAAAGATTAG
- a CDS encoding YlbE-like family protein: MRREIIDYLERNKELKMFIREQPQWYRRLSRNPYDLQALEVTSLNYYRKTIPHKVEKFTNGVQMASMMMSMFQAMNTKS; this comes from the coding sequence ATGAGAAGAGAAATTATTGATTATCTTGAAAGAAATAAAGAATTAAAGATGTTTATTAGAGAGCAGCCCCAGTGGTATCGAAGGTTGTCACGCAATCCATATGATCTTCAAGCACTTGAAGTTACTTCATTAAATTACTATAGGAAAACAATACCTCATAAGGTTGAGAAGTTCACAAATGGTGTGCAAATGGCCTCTATGATGATGAGTATGTTTCAAGCAATGAATACAAAATCTTAA
- a CDS encoding YlbF family regulator — protein MLTTTESFEILDTADQIANMIINSVEADYYRHCLNRLKSSNETQRKISSFIKIKEQYEEVQRFGKYHPEYKTVMKSIRELKREMDMDVHVAEFRKAENELQSILDEVSILIGRSVSKQIKVPTGNPFFDSLSSCGGGCGTGGSCGCS, from the coding sequence TTGCTTACAACAACTGAAAGTTTCGAAATATTAGATACAGCTGATCAAATTGCGAATATGATAATAAACTCAGTAGAGGCGGATTATTACCGCCATTGCTTAAATAGATTAAAGAGCAGCAATGAAACACAACGTAAAATAAGCTCCTTTATTAAAATAAAAGAGCAATATGAAGAAGTACAGCGATTCGGGAAATACCATCCAGAATATAAAACAGTGATGAAATCGATCCGAGAATTAAAGAGAGAAATGGATATGGATGTGCATGTTGCTGAATTTAGAAAGGCTGAAAATGAACTACAAAGTATTTTAGATGAAGTGAGCATTTTAATAGGCCGCTCAGTTTCAAAGCAAATAAAGGTTCCAACTGGAAATCCCTTTTTTGATAGTTTATCTAGCTGTGGAGGGGGCTGTGGAACTGGAGGCAGCTGTGGGTGTTCTTAA
- a CDS encoding YlbG family protein produces the protein MLGQRQGIIVWLYSLKQAKMLRRFGNVHYVSKRLKYVVLYCDLVDTDEIMSKISTYSFVKMVEPSYKPFLKMEFENSKPDKAKEYDYKMGI, from the coding sequence ATGCTGGGTCAACGGCAAGGTATTATTGTCTGGCTTTATTCATTAAAACAGGCAAAAATGTTAAGACGATTTGGGAATGTTCATTATGTTTCTAAACGACTGAAATATGTGGTTTTATATTGTGATCTTGTTGATACTGACGAAATAATGTCTAAAATTAGTACTTATTCATTTGTTAAAATGGTTGAGCCATCCTACAAGCCATTTTTAAAAATGGAATTTGAGAATTCAAAACCTGATAAGGCAAAAGAATACGATTATAAAATGGGAATATAA
- a CDS encoding DUF7147 family protein: MIQRFIELGEGYSDIYELIEIAKSNKHRLSHMVAFHTIIENKNMTSLAVILNPNLPSSFQPLYVCREGIPNPNFSPNKRYDLFASAALDLNKKVIQIDIKPSTHFADKELFYQYLIGILRLNHYIPPLQ, encoded by the coding sequence TTGATTCAACGATTTATCGAGCTTGGGGAAGGCTATTCAGATATTTATGAATTGATTGAGATTGCAAAGTCAAACAAACATCGCCTTTCTCACATGGTGGCTTTTCACACAATCATTGAAAATAAAAATATGACTTCCCTTGCAGTCATTTTAAACCCCAATTTACCTAGTAGCTTTCAGCCACTATATGTTTGCAGGGAAGGAATTCCAAATCCCAATTTTTCACCTAATAAGAGGTATGATTTATTTGCATCTGCAGCATTAGATCTCAATAAGAAAGTTATCCAAATCGATATTAAACCATCAACACATTTTGCAGATAAAGAATTATTTTATCAATATTTAATCGGAATATTAAGACTGAACCATTATATTCCTCCTTTACAATAA
- a CDS encoding stalk domain-containing protein, with product MWKSIILVLIAMTTFIGGMLLWQWKAYSKQNNLNNESTERAIQEITVHSNEKELQISQKIIGLTSGKEYKVSKPDSLFHWSCKDKEGKACDSGDENPNTFKANQNQLVFEYTIPVQTNGSAFLLNEWVTNIPDLAITSSSIEIIDKARRGGTWIAGAPIKGYKEMDLIDYYYFDGIGIPSSLYWQPKPIQKKQSEMEKVFLYGSQGLENMNHFQEIKSLKGFPFVSVVFTDQYHEENGKGIMIVSPNTNEDELKQKLINYYFEKKFKDISKDQYWIIDVFTSYTINEAAKTTKGKAILEELGNKLSEEELNSFFKKASECSEMLTLKQLDHYLSELKGWKSKFFISNGERTDSIIPLYFYDFRKVIVSGKEEKGIEVVIDQEKRLFPFVQTMEALGYDVQVLSDKETIFLAKGRNSYRFFLNQNIFIYNEEDYGLLESPLLNINGNIYMNKEWIETLFKVNIEVGNEEINISL from the coding sequence ATGTGGAAATCAATTATACTTGTATTGATTGCCATGACAACATTCATTGGGGGAATGTTGTTATGGCAATGGAAAGCCTATTCTAAGCAAAATAACTTAAATAATGAATCTACGGAAAGAGCAATTCAAGAAATTACTGTTCATTCTAATGAAAAGGAACTGCAAATTTCTCAAAAAATAATTGGGCTTACGTCAGGAAAGGAATATAAGGTTTCAAAGCCGGATTCGCTTTTCCATTGGTCTTGTAAGGATAAAGAAGGGAAAGCATGTGATTCGGGGGATGAAAATCCTAATACCTTTAAAGCGAATCAAAATCAGTTAGTATTTGAATACACGATACCCGTACAAACGAATGGTTCTGCCTTTTTATTAAATGAATGGGTGACAAACATACCTGATCTGGCTATAACTAGCTCTTCAATAGAAATTATCGATAAGGCGAGAAGGGGAGGGACTTGGATAGCTGGTGCCCCGATAAAGGGATACAAGGAAATGGATTTAATCGATTATTATTATTTTGACGGAATTGGAATCCCATCTTCCTTGTATTGGCAGCCTAAACCAATTCAAAAGAAGCAGAGTGAAATGGAGAAGGTTTTTTTATATGGCAGCCAAGGATTAGAAAATATGAATCATTTTCAAGAAATAAAAAGCTTAAAAGGATTTCCTTTTGTTTCTGTTGTTTTTACTGACCAATATCATGAAGAAAACGGAAAAGGAATCATGATAGTAAGCCCTAATACAAATGAAGATGAACTTAAACAAAAATTAATCAATTATTATTTCGAGAAAAAATTTAAAGATATTTCTAAGGACCAATACTGGATAATAGATGTTTTTACTTCATATACGATTAATGAAGCAGCAAAGACTACAAAGGGTAAAGCAATACTGGAAGAATTGGGTAATAAACTTTCTGAAGAGGAATTAAATTCTTTTTTTAAAAAAGCTAGCGAATGTTCAGAAATGTTAACTCTGAAACAATTAGATCATTACTTAAGCGAGCTAAAAGGATGGAAATCAAAGTTTTTTATATCCAATGGAGAAAGGACAGACTCTATTATTCCTCTCTACTTTTATGATTTTAGAAAAGTTATCGTATCTGGTAAAGAGGAAAAGGGGATTGAGGTTGTTATTGACCAAGAAAAGAGACTATTTCCATTTGTTCAAACAATGGAAGCTCTTGGATATGATGTGCAAGTTCTATCTGATAAAGAGACGATTTTTTTAGCAAAAGGGAGAAACAGCTATAGATTCTTTTTGAACCAAAACATTTTTATTTATAATGAAGAGGATTATGGTTTATTAGAAAGTCCATTATTAAATATAAATGGTAATATTTATATGAATAAAGAGTGGATTGAAACATTATTTAAGGTAAATATAGAAGTAGGCAACGAAGAAATTAATATTTCTTTGTAA
- the rsmD gene encoding 16S rRNA (guanine(966)-N(2))-methyltransferase RsmD, giving the protein MRVVSGTMKGKILKAVPGNSTRPTTDKVKEAIFNIIGPYFDGGMGLDLFAGSGGLGIEALSRGVDKVIFVDKDGKAIQTIHENAKTCEIEEKVEVYRNEAERAIKALIKRELTFDIIFLDPPYKKQQLLKLLEIINEHNLLSEYGTIVCEHGSEIQLPDNVGKLFKQKHETYGIIAITIYKF; this is encoded by the coding sequence ATGAGAGTAGTTTCTGGAACAATGAAAGGGAAAATATTAAAGGCAGTACCAGGTAATTCAACTAGGCCAACCACAGATAAAGTGAAAGAAGCCATCTTCAATATTATTGGACCTTATTTTGACGGTGGAATGGGACTAGATCTTTTTGCCGGAAGTGGTGGTCTCGGAATCGAGGCATTAAGTAGGGGTGTAGATAAGGTTATTTTTGTGGATAAGGATGGTAAAGCGATTCAGACTATTCATGAAAATGCAAAAACTTGTGAAATTGAGGAAAAAGTTGAAGTTTATCGAAATGAAGCAGAAAGAGCGATTAAAGCTTTAATAAAAAGGGAACTAACTTTTGATATTATTTTTTTGGATCCTCCCTATAAAAAGCAGCAGCTTTTAAAGCTTCTCGAAATAATAAACGAACATAACCTGCTTAGTGAATATGGTACTATCGTTTGTGAGCATGGCTCTGAAATACAGTTGCCTGATAATGTGGGGAAATTGTTCAAACAAAAACACGAGACATATGGAATAATTGCTATTACCATATATAAATTTTAA
- the coaD gene encoding pantetheine-phosphate adenylyltransferase yields the protein MGGIAVCPGSFDPITYGHVDIIRRGAKVFDQIHVVVLNNSSKNPLFTVDERLELIKDVTKEIPNVTVASFQGLLVDYASNVKASAIIRGLRAVSDFEYEMQITSMNRVLNDTIETFFIMTNNQYSFLSSSIVKEVAKYNGKISELVPPTVEKALKNKFQD from the coding sequence ATGGGCGGTATCGCGGTTTGCCCTGGGAGTTTTGACCCGATTACATACGGACATGTAGATATCATTCGAAGAGGGGCCAAGGTTTTTGATCAAATTCATGTTGTTGTACTAAACAATTCTTCAAAAAATCCGCTATTCACTGTAGACGAAAGATTAGAGTTGATAAAGGATGTAACAAAGGAGATTCCAAATGTTACTGTTGCATCTTTTCAAGGCTTGCTTGTCGATTATGCAAGCAATGTGAAAGCAAGTGCCATTATTCGTGGGCTTAGAGCAGTTTCTGATTTTGAATATGAAATGCAAATTACATCAATGAATCGAGTATTAAATGATACAATTGAAACCTTTTTTATTATGACTAATAACCAATACTCTTTCTTAAGCTCTAGTATTGTAAAAGAAGTTGCTAAATATAATGGTAAAATTTCTGAGCTAGTGCCTCCAACTGTTGAAAAGGCATTGAAAAATAAATTTCAGGATTAA